One stretch of Pradoshia sp. D12 DNA includes these proteins:
- a CDS encoding SH3 domain-containing protein has protein sequence MAKNNLFGYGAYDAAPFVGAVKFNTIKSNIEFIAQMMKATYLNEGYWSYKGAYLGSTVKDSNGNRIDSLSSGINFYYATDSNWGKAIAKHMSAMLDYSNEGAKNATPNKKVPSRPSYPDAKDVFPTGTLAVAHKTINLTSADNTGSTVYQTTSNLNLRSSASTDGSILLTIPNGKTITYLSASGSWCKVQYNGKTGWVSSEYVTKTNSGSSVSIQAGETFNLLEKHNNESLKVKYKGKMYYTSSFGLSSYYKYMSVKNLARVDATSLNVRSAANTGSSIVGTLSNYQYIELSVDSKNNPETSNGWYKVKLSNGTQGWVSGMHIIRELNK, from the coding sequence TTGGCAAAAAATAATCTGTTTGGTTACGGAGCCTACGATGCAGCTCCATTCGTGGGTGCTGTCAAATTTAATACAATCAAATCAAATATTGAATTTATTGCTCAAATGATGAAAGCAACGTATTTAAATGAAGGATACTGGTCCTATAAAGGTGCTTATCTTGGTTCTACCGTTAAAGATAGTAATGGGAATAGAATCGACAGCCTAAGCAGCGGGATAAATTTTTATTATGCGACCGATTCAAATTGGGGAAAAGCGATTGCCAAACATATGTCGGCAATGCTTGATTACAGTAACGAGGGTGCAAAAAATGCCACCCCGAATAAAAAGGTGCCAAGCAGACCCTCTTATCCTGATGCAAAAGATGTCTTTCCTACCGGTACTCTTGCTGTAGCCCATAAAACAATTAATCTGACATCAGCAGATAACACAGGTTCAACCGTTTATCAGACAACTTCAAACCTAAATTTGCGATCAAGTGCTTCAACAGATGGTTCTATTCTGCTCACCATTCCTAATGGGAAAACGATAACCTATCTTAGTGCAAGTGGTAGCTGGTGTAAGGTTCAATATAACGGAAAAACCGGCTGGGTCAGTTCTGAATATGTCACAAAAACAAACTCAGGATCTTCTGTCAGCATTCAAGCAGGAGAAACCTTTAATTTACTAGAAAAACATAACAATGAGTCTTTAAAAGTAAAATACAAAGGGAAAATGTATTATACATCCAGTTTTGGATTAAGCAGTTATTATAAATACATGTCCGTTAAAAATCTGGCGCGTGTGGATGCTACATCCTTAAATGTCCGTTCTGCTGCGAATACAGGCAGCAGTATAGTCGGTACCCTATCTAATTATCAATATATTGAGCTATCGGTTGATTCAAAAAACAATCCGGAAACCAGCAATGGATGGTATAAAGTGAAACTTTCAAATGGTACACAAGGATGGGTTTCCGGAATGCATATTATCCGTGAATTGAATAAATAA
- a CDS encoding SH3 domain-containing protein: protein MQNQKASHKPLVYKGTTLLLSAGFILYSGDTSLKLLDTKKAEASSVTYYETTSNLNLRVSNSTKSTVLLTIPKGEKISYLAKSGSWFKVKFNNRTGWVNNKYVKKAENITSSKAIVSGYQTTANLNLRSKASTNGKILKTIPKGKTLTYISTSGSWIKVKYQTTTGWVSSDYVKKINEKAKVEPAVVKSAVVTSSSSAYTTKANLNLRSSASTKGAILTTIPKGKSVTYVSKSGSWFKVKYGGKTGWVSSSYLKANSAAAKPTSSTPSAVAKPQQEVTYQATANLNLRSTSSTKGSILTTIPKGKSVTYVSKSGSWFKVKYSGKTGWVSSSYLKANSAAAKPTNGTGTPSTVAKPQQEVKYQATANLNLRSSASTKGSILTTIPKGKSVTYVSKSGSWFKVKYSGKTGWVSSSYLKGVTPVKNESPSPSVEKPKANLTYQTTAKLNLRTEASTQGSVLTLIPKGEKVTYLSKNSFWFKVKYGNKTGWVSSEFLKETTEDKKEEVKNKEIYTTTANLKFRISGSTSATVITTIPKGKQVTYLSKKGAWYKVSFNSLTGWVNSSYLVKGASTSDSSNPISSDSYVTMDLRTKSSVTAAQINTYIAKNATSSNSVLYNRGSIFIDAANKYGVNACILQHMPFMRAISVNRLYHWQKIICLVTEPTMQLHSWVLSNLIQSNQILNLLLK from the coding sequence TTGCAAAATCAAAAGGCAAGCCATAAGCCATTGGTCTATAAGGGTACAACACTTTTATTATCTGCAGGATTTATCCTATATAGCGGGGATACATCATTAAAATTATTGGACACCAAAAAGGCAGAAGCATCTAGTGTTACGTATTACGAAACCACTTCTAATTTAAATTTACGAGTCAGTAATTCTACTAAAAGCACTGTACTCTTAACCATCCCTAAAGGGGAAAAGATTAGCTACCTTGCAAAAAGTGGTTCTTGGTTCAAAGTGAAATTTAACAATCGCACAGGATGGGTCAATAATAAGTATGTGAAGAAAGCTGAAAATATTACTTCTAGTAAAGCAATTGTGTCTGGCTATCAAACTACAGCTAATCTTAATTTACGATCCAAAGCGTCAACCAATGGGAAAATCCTGAAAACCATACCTAAAGGGAAAACCCTAACCTATATTTCCACTAGCGGTTCTTGGATTAAAGTAAAATATCAAACTACTACGGGCTGGGTTAGTTCAGATTATGTAAAAAAAATAAATGAGAAAGCTAAGGTTGAACCTGCTGTGGTGAAATCTGCTGTTGTTACCAGCAGTTCATCAGCCTACACAACGAAAGCTAACCTTAATTTACGATCATCCGCTTCAACAAAAGGAGCTATTTTAACGACGATTCCTAAAGGGAAATCCGTTACTTATGTTTCCAAAAGCGGTTCATGGTTCAAAGTAAAATATGGCGGTAAAACCGGTTGGGTCAGCTCCAGTTATTTAAAAGCTAACTCAGCTGCTGCTAAACCAACGAGCAGCACCCCTTCCGCTGTGGCAAAACCACAGCAAGAGGTTACGTACCAAGCAACAGCTAATTTAAATTTACGATCCACTTCTTCCACAAAAGGATCTATTCTTACGACGATTCCTAAAGGGAAATCCGTTACTTATGTTTCTAAGAGCGGTTCATGGTTCAAGGTGAAATATAGCGGTAAAACCGGTTGGGTCAGCTCCAGTTATTTAAAAGCTAACTCAGCTGCTGCTAAACCAACAAACGGTACAGGCACACCATCTACCGTGGCAAAACCACAGCAAGAGGTGAAGTATCAAGCGACAGCAAATTTAAATTTACGTTCTTCTGCTTCAACGAAAGGATCCATTTTAACGACAATTCCTAAAGGGAAATCTGTTACTTATGTTTCCAAGAGTGGTTCTTGGTTCAAGGTGAAATATAGCGGTAAAACTGGTTGGGTCAGCTCCAGTTATTTAAAAGGTGTTACACCGGTTAAAAATGAGAGTCCCTCCCCTTCTGTTGAAAAACCAAAGGCGAATTTGACTTATCAAACTACTGCTAAACTGAATCTAAGAACTGAGGCTTCTACCCAGGGGTCTGTATTAACGCTTATACCAAAAGGAGAGAAAGTTACCTATCTATCAAAAAACAGTTTTTGGTTTAAGGTGAAGTATGGAAACAAAACAGGTTGGGTCAGCTCTGAATTCCTAAAGGAAACAACTGAAGATAAAAAAGAGGAAGTAAAGAATAAAGAGATTTATACGACAACTGCTAATTTGAAGTTTCGAATTTCAGGCTCTACCAGTGCAACAGTCATTACTACTATACCTAAAGGAAAGCAGGTTACGTATTTATCCAAAAAAGGGGCATGGTATAAGGTTTCCTTTAACTCACTTACAGGCTGGGTCAACTCATCCTACCTGGTAAAAGGAGCATCTACCTCCGATTCCTCTAATCCAATCAGTTCAGATTCCTATGTAACAATGGATTTAAGGACAAAATCATCCGTAACAGCTGCTCAGATTAATACGTATATTGCGAAAAATGCAACCTCCTCCAACAGTGTTCTATATAACAGGGGAAGCATATTTATTGATGCAGCAAACAAGTATGGCGTGAACGCTTGTATCTTGCAGCACATGCCATTCATGAGAGCAATTTCGGTAAATCGACTATATCATTGGCAAAAAATAATCTGTTTGGTTACGGAGCCTACGATGCAGCTCCATTCGTGGGTGCTGTCAAATTTAATACAATCAAATCAAATATTGAATTTATTGCTCAAATGA
- a CDS encoding DUF1919 domain-containing protein: protein MEGYLQKITKKISSYCFHLDMKKKVKNSHFTIVSDNDWGKKVYDDLGMEYNSPFIGMFIFAPDYIELLYNFEHYMKSPLKFTLHSKYDGITDIYPIGLLDQKVEIHFYSYKYKQTALNDWNERVKRINWDQLFFKFSDQYQCRKECIETFNQLPLKNKVCFTARPMGHLDNVICFSNQHIETKLQNELTDYKKYFDVASWLNTGEVIKKEPEKRKANFELHFPFKLIDNK, encoded by the coding sequence ATGGAAGGTTATCTACAAAAAATAACGAAAAAGATATCTAGTTATTGTTTTCATCTGGATATGAAAAAGAAAGTGAAAAACAGTCATTTCACGATTGTCTCAGACAATGATTGGGGCAAGAAAGTATACGATGATTTAGGTATGGAATACAACTCTCCATTTATTGGAATGTTCATATTTGCACCGGACTATATTGAGCTCTTATATAACTTTGAGCATTATATGAAATCTCCCCTTAAATTTACACTCCATTCAAAATATGATGGAATAACGGATATCTATCCCATTGGGCTGTTGGACCAGAAAGTGGAGATCCATTTCTATTCCTATAAGTATAAACAGACAGCATTAAATGACTGGAATGAAAGAGTTAAACGCATAAATTGGGATCAGTTGTTTTTTAAATTCAGCGATCAGTATCAGTGCAGAAAAGAATGTATTGAAACGTTCAATCAGTTGCCTTTAAAAAACAAAGTCTGTTTTACGGCTAGGCCAATGGGACATTTAGACAATGTGATTTGTTTTTCAAATCAACACATAGAAACCAAATTACAAAATGAGCTAACGGATTATAAGAAATACTTTGATGTAGCATCTTGGCTGAATACAGGGGAAGTGATTAAGAAAGAGCCTGAAAAAAGAAAAGCCAATTTTGAACTGCATTTTCCTTTTAAGCTA